A genomic segment from Dethiosulfovibrio russensis encodes:
- the pseB gene encoding UDP-N-acetylglucosamine 4,6-dehydratase (inverting), giving the protein MFNDRSILITGGTGSFGKAFIGRLLKGWNPKRIVVYSRDEFKQYEMQQVYDAPCMRYFIGDVRDGDRLSMAMKGIDFVVHAAALKQVPAAEYNPMECIKTNVDGAYNVIQAAIANDVDRVVALSTDKAANPINLYGATKLCSDKLFTAANNLVGEGRTRFSVVRYGNVMGSRGSVIPFFRKLVEKNAPEIPITHDGMTRFWITLPQGVDFVVKAFLRMQGGELFVPKIPSAKVVDIATAIAPKTPQKKVGIRPGEKLHEIMCPLDDARNVLEFKDHFVITPSLTFQSHRDFQRNELGETGKPVAENFVYSSGENEWFLTVKEIAQMIERNCAR; this is encoded by the coding sequence ATGTTTAACGATAGATCGATACTTATAACCGGAGGAACCGGTTCTTTCGGAAAGGCCTTTATCGGCAGACTGTTGAAGGGATGGAACCCCAAGCGAATAGTCGTATATTCCAGAGACGAATTCAAACAGTACGAAATGCAGCAGGTTTACGATGCCCCGTGCATGAGATATTTCATCGGAGATGTCCGCGACGGTGACCGTCTCTCCATGGCTATGAAAGGGATCGACTTCGTCGTTCATGCCGCCGCCTTGAAGCAGGTCCCTGCCGCCGAATACAACCCCATGGAATGCATAAAGACGAACGTGGACGGAGCATACAACGTCATACAGGCGGCCATAGCCAACGACGTGGACAGAGTGGTAGCCCTATCGACGGACAAAGCGGCCAACCCCATAAACCTCTACGGAGCGACGAAACTCTGCTCGGATAAACTCTTCACCGCTGCCAACAATCTCGTAGGAGAAGGAAGAACCCGATTTTCCGTCGTTCGTTACGGCAACGTAATGGGATCCAGAGGATCGGTAATACCTTTTTTCAGAAAGCTAGTCGAGAAAAACGCTCCCGAAATACCGATAACCCACGACGGCATGACCCGTTTTTGGATAACTCTCCCTCAGGGAGTGGACTTCGTGGTGAAAGCCTTTCTGCGTATGCAGGGAGGGGAGCTCTTCGTACCTAAAATCCCATCGGCCAAGGTGGTGGACATCGCCACAGCCATAGCTCCGAAAACGCCTCAGAAAAAAGTCGGAATTAGGCCGGGTGAAAAACTCCACGAAATTATGTGTCCTCTGGACGACGCCAGAAATGTCCTCGAGTTCAAAGACCACTTCGTCATAACGCCGTCGCTTACCTTTCAGTCTCACAGGGATTTCCAAAGAAACGAACTGGGAGAGACCGGCAAACCAGTAGCTGAGAATTTCGTGTATAGCTCTGGAGAAAACGAATGGTTCCTTACGGTCAAAGAAATAGCGCAAATGATAGAGCGTAACTGTGCAAGATAG
- a CDS encoding flagellin N-terminal helical domain-containing protein → MRVYHNVPALFAYNSLNATNSNLQKSINKLSTGLRINSAADDAAGLAISEKMRAQINGLDQAVSNSQDGISMIQTAEGALNETHSILQRMRELSVQSANDTLTNQDRKYIQDEVDQLSEEIDRISTTTQFNKKKLLDGSASALWSSDKLETKAFIRGSLRTVDQFGQKSAAEGNYKISISANPGESEIQKSDVFTIKHENVAMNVGLNTEAGARSVSIDSLPAGDYNVTVTTPTDIIGTASQKYNFGAISAGTGYATAAAGASIMYEVLSVNTASNTVVVRAESYVMSAGGTVTNHRDENLTLTTASKTAYTGLGFDMGTAALAIADITAFQVGGRYVMHLAGSGAANVDASINVSASINSTWAAAGNWSTAAAALAQDRGFGVQLTALQNNDVHFRTFYLNTQNGQVFQSDIRIGFNENTTAYTSFGDTAALASFTAAYVGQVAEGDVSLRDLDKFWDANGRFLLDDPQDITITQGDGSKASVTLNSTDTLNDVAKKLNDAIAFDLGQSKYVGADADMFVSFVGEDDVVASTPESVQGTMVIRSAVSGKGGELAFAGDEDVINALSLNVIQDSSENEFRVSVQDAHNGNTVASAVKITGNMLRGVVHENVDVEFDAMANIDVAWSDAARGFLLTRDSDVYETTVHLADNSTVFQIGANEKEDMGISMGDMGARALGVDSIVVTDRESAARSITVIDNAIDSVSTQRSALGAYQNRLDHTINNLTVASQNLTSAESRIRDLDMAKEMMNFTKLNILSQAGTNMLAQANQLPQNVLSLLR, encoded by the coding sequence ATGAGAGTCTATCATAACGTACCTGCACTTTTCGCTTATAACTCGCTTAACGCGACCAATAGCAACCTTCAGAAGTCGATCAACAAGCTGTCTACCGGTCTTAGGATCAACTCTGCCGCCGACGACGCCGCAGGTCTCGCCATCAGCGAGAAGATGCGTGCCCAGATCAACGGTCTGGACCAGGCCGTAAGCAACTCTCAGGACGGCATTTCCATGATCCAGACCGCCGAGGGAGCCCTCAACGAGACCCACTCCATCCTTCAGAGAATGAGAGAGCTCTCCGTCCAGTCGGCAAACGATACCCTTACCAACCAGGATCGTAAGTACATTCAGGACGAGGTGGACCAGCTGTCCGAGGAGATCGATCGCATCTCCACCACCACCCAGTTCAACAAGAAAAAGCTTCTCGACGGAAGCGCCTCAGCCCTTTGGTCCTCCGATAAGCTGGAGACGAAGGCCTTTATAAGGGGAAGCCTTCGCACTGTCGACCAGTTCGGTCAGAAGTCGGCTGCAGAAGGCAACTACAAGATCTCCATCAGCGCCAATCCCGGAGAGTCGGAGATTCAGAAGAGCGACGTGTTCACAATCAAGCACGAGAACGTGGCAATGAACGTCGGGCTCAACACCGAGGCCGGTGCACGCAGCGTGTCCATAGATAGCCTTCCCGCCGGGGATTACAATGTGACCGTTACTACCCCAACAGATATAATAGGTACTGCCAGCCAGAAGTATAACTTCGGTGCCATAAGCGCCGGTACCGGTTATGCTACTGCCGCTGCTGGTGCAAGCATAATGTACGAAGTGTTGTCTGTGAACACCGCATCCAACACTGTCGTGGTCAGGGCAGAATCCTACGTCATGTCTGCCGGTGGAACAGTCACCAACCACAGGGACGAAAACCTTACCCTTACTACGGCCTCCAAGACTGCCTATACAGGGCTGGGTTTCGATATGGGTACCGCTGCTCTTGCTATAGCGGATATTACTGCATTCCAGGTGGGTGGACGTTATGTGATGCATCTGGCCGGATCCGGTGCTGCTAACGTTGATGCATCCATAAACGTCAGTGCCTCTATCAACTCCACCTGGGCCGCTGCAGGAAACTGGTCCACCGCCGCTGCCGCTCTGGCTCAAGATCGTGGTTTTGGCGTGCAGCTTACCGCTCTTCAGAACAACGATGTCCACTTCAGGACTTTCTACCTGAACACCCAGAACGGTCAGGTCTTCCAGTCCGATATCCGTATAGGTTTCAACGAGAATACGACGGCCTATACTTCCTTCGGAGACACCGCTGCTCTGGCCAGTTTCACCGCCGCCTACGTAGGGCAGGTAGCAGAGGGTGATGTGTCCCTGAGGGATTTGGACAAATTCTGGGACGCTAACGGTCGGTTCCTTCTCGACGATCCCCAGGATATAACCATAACCCAGGGAGACGGTTCGAAGGCCAGCGTTACTCTCAACTCCACAGACACGTTGAACGACGTGGCCAAGAAACTCAACGACGCTATAGCCTTCGATCTCGGACAGTCCAAGTATGTCGGAGCCGACGCCGATATGTTCGTCTCCTTCGTGGGAGAGGACGATGTCGTAGCATCCACTCCCGAGTCCGTCCAGGGCACGATGGTTATCCGTAGCGCCGTTTCCGGCAAAGGCGGAGAGCTGGCTTTCGCCGGTGACGAGGACGTAATAAACGCTCTCAGCCTCAACGTCATCCAGGATTCGTCGGAAAACGAGTTCCGCGTGAGCGTCCAGGATGCCCATAACGGAAACACCGTCGCTTCCGCCGTCAAGATCACCGGTAACATGCTTCGCGGCGTGGTTCACGAGAACGTCGATGTAGAGTTCGACGCTATGGCCAATATCGATGTGGCCTGGTCCGATGCTGCTCGCGGATTCCTGCTCACAAGAGATTCCGACGTATATGAGACCACCGTCCACCTTGCCGATAACAGCACCGTCTTCCAGATCGGAGCCAACGAGAAGGAGGACATGGGCATAAGTATGGGCGACATGGGAGCCAGAGCTCTCGGCGTCGACTCCATAGTCGTCACTGACAGAGAGTCCGCCGCTCGTTCCATCACCGTTATCGACAATGCTATCGACAGCGTGTCTACCCAGAGAAGCGCTTTGGGTGCCTACCAGAACAGGTTGGATCACACCATCAACAACCTGACCGTTGCCAGCCAGAACCTGACCTCCGCCGAGAGCCGTATCCGCGATCTCGACATGGCCAAGGAAATGATGAACTTCACCAAGCTCAACATCCTTTCCCAGGCTGGAACCAACATGTTGGCTCAGGCCAACCAGCTGCCACAGAACGTCCTGTCGCTGCTCCGTTAA
- the pseF gene encoding pseudaminic acid cytidylyltransferase encodes MIIALIPARGGSKRIPGKNIRPFLGKPIMAYSIEAAVKTGLFDKVIVSTDDEKIADVARSYGAEVPFIRPERLSDDHTGTDAVVRHCLEWHEKRGDIVTHICCIYATAPFVQVEDIIKGYEKVCEEGTASSFSVTPFEYPIYRGLKLSEDGHVEMIWPEYQSSRSQDLPEAYHDAGQFYWLNVSEMSEEGPLFFSRNARPVILPSWRVQDIDTLDDWKRAEQIFRMIEKKTKSKFIKKGGSSMTDSILMAGRPVGEKHPCFIIAEVGANHNRSYDLALRHIDAAVEAGADAVKFQIYSADSLYSKKTPRHSGYDKDLHTLISEIETPREWLPKLADYCNKKNILFFATPFDHEAVDELNKVSEFFKIASFELVDLDLVRYCASKGKPMIISTGLADMEEIEDAYRACVEAGNENIVFLQCASVYPAPPHIMNLKSMETIRRAFGTLVGLSDHTPGVHISVAAVAMGASVVEKHFTLDRSMEGPDHPFAIEPDELRELVRQIREVESAMGDGRKLGPSQEEMEFYQKARRSLHASRDIKAGETITEGMLTCKRPGLGIAPKHSDILVGRTAEIDIERDQWITWEMI; translated from the coding sequence ATGATAATAGCCCTGATCCCCGCCAGAGGGGGAAGCAAGAGAATACCGGGTAAAAATATACGACCATTTTTGGGCAAACCGATAATGGCTTACTCCATAGAGGCTGCTGTGAAAACAGGTCTTTTCGACAAGGTGATAGTCTCGACGGACGACGAAAAAATAGCCGACGTAGCTCGTTCCTACGGTGCCGAAGTTCCCTTTATCCGTCCGGAAAGACTGTCGGACGACCATACAGGAACCGATGCGGTTGTCCGTCACTGCCTGGAATGGCATGAAAAACGAGGGGACATCGTCACCCATATATGCTGTATATACGCCACGGCCCCGTTCGTACAGGTAGAGGATATAATAAAGGGGTATGAAAAAGTCTGTGAAGAGGGAACGGCATCCTCTTTTTCCGTAACCCCTTTCGAATATCCCATATACCGCGGATTGAAGCTCTCCGAGGACGGCCATGTGGAGATGATCTGGCCGGAATACCAGTCCTCGAGATCGCAGGATCTGCCGGAGGCCTACCACGATGCGGGGCAGTTCTACTGGCTGAACGTATCGGAGATGTCCGAAGAGGGCCCCCTCTTCTTCAGCCGAAACGCCAGGCCTGTCATATTGCCGTCCTGGAGAGTTCAAGACATAGACACGTTGGACGACTGGAAAAGGGCCGAGCAGATATTCCGTATGATAGAGAAAAAAACGAAGAGTAAGTTTATAAAAAAAGGAGGTTCTTCCATGACGGACTCTATTCTCATGGCAGGAAGACCTGTAGGCGAAAAGCACCCCTGCTTTATAATTGCCGAGGTAGGTGCTAACCACAATCGTTCCTACGATCTGGCGTTGCGGCATATAGACGCAGCAGTCGAGGCCGGTGCGGACGCCGTAAAATTTCAGATCTACTCGGCGGACAGTCTTTATTCCAAAAAGACACCTCGTCACTCCGGATACGACAAGGACCTCCATACCCTCATATCGGAGATAGAGACTCCCAGGGAATGGCTTCCCAAGCTTGCCGACTACTGCAATAAAAAAAACATACTTTTTTTCGCCACCCCCTTCGACCACGAGGCGGTGGACGAACTGAACAAAGTCAGCGAATTCTTCAAAATAGCATCCTTTGAACTGGTAGATCTGGATCTAGTAAGATATTGCGCCTCCAAGGGCAAGCCGATGATAATCTCTACCGGTCTGGCCGACATGGAGGAGATAGAGGACGCCTATAGAGCCTGTGTGGAGGCCGGTAACGAGAATATAGTCTTTCTTCAGTGTGCCTCCGTCTATCCTGCTCCTCCTCATATAATGAATCTGAAAAGCATGGAGACCATACGTAGGGCTTTCGGAACCCTGGTGGGGTTATCGGACCACACGCCGGGTGTACATATATCCGTTGCTGCCGTAGCAATGGGAGCGTCTGTTGTGGAGAAACACTTCACCTTGGACAGATCAATGGAGGGGCCGGACCATCCCTTCGCCATAGAGCCCGACGAACTAAGGGAATTGGTCAGGCAGATAAGGGAAGTCGAATCGGCCATGGGGGACGGTCGCAAACTGGGACCTTCCCAGGAGGAGATGGAGTTCTATCAAAAGGCCAGGAGAAGCCTCCATGCATCTAGGGATATAAAAGCGGGAGAGACCATAACGGAGGGTATGTTGACCTGTAAAAGACCTGGACTTGGTATCGCTCCCAAACACTCTGATATATTGGTGGGAAGAACCGCCGAGATCGACATAGAAAGAGACCAGTGGATCACCTGGGAAATGATTTAA
- a CDS encoding flagellar protein FlaG: MSDGSLVGRQVDVKDRVASVQRSDEFPRPGKEEIKHSLAKAEEVAQAFDRQIRFRFREEANEFQVEVLEKDGSEEKVIRKIPPDSVINFIEHVQEMFGALIDVEA; encoded by the coding sequence GTGTCCGATGGAAGTTTAGTAGGGCGTCAGGTAGATGTAAAAGATAGGGTCGCCTCCGTACAGAGGTCGGATGAGTTTCCCCGTCCTGGAAAAGAAGAGATAAAGCATTCTTTGGCGAAAGCCGAAGAGGTGGCTCAGGCTTTCGACAGACAGATCCGTTTCCGTTTCAGGGAAGAGGCCAATGAATTTCAGGTCGAGGTACTTGAAAAGGACGGATCGGAGGAAAAAGTCATAAGGAAAATACCACCTGACAGCGTTATCAACTTCATAGAGCACGTACAGGAGATGTTCGGAGCTTTGATCGACGTGGAAGCGTGA